The Triticum aestivum cultivar Chinese Spring chromosome 7B, IWGSC CS RefSeq v2.1, whole genome shotgun sequence genome window below encodes:
- the LOC123159973 gene encoding peptidyl-prolyl cis-trans isomerase FKBP16-3, chloroplastic — protein MAAAASSSASPVLLPSGPRGASSRACLPSGGGGGRAFIRGGNSRAPCCCRAAAGVSAAQRGGADDNGGVVTRRGVVGAVALGVSSSAFCLQAALDAVAGGLPPEEKPKLCDAACEAELENLPMVTTESGLQYKDIKVGQGPSPPIGFQVAANCIAMVPNGQIFDSSLEKGQPYIFRVGAGQVIKGLDEGILSMKVGGLRRLYIPGQLAFPKGLTSAPGRPRVAPSSPVVFDVNLLFVPGLDDDE, from the exons ATGGCTGCTGCGGCCTCTTCCTCGGCCTCGCCGGTTCTCCTCCCGTCAGGGCCGCGTGGCGCGAGCTCGAGGGCCTGTCttcccagcggcggcggcggcggcagggcgttCATCAGAGGTGGCAACAGCAGGGCGCCATGCTGCTGCAGGGCTGCCGCTGGCGTAAGCGCGGCTCAACGCGGAGGAGCTGACGACAACGGCGGCGTGGTCACCCGGAGGGGCGTGGTCGGGGCGGTGGCTCTCGGGGTGTCCTCCTCCGCGTTTTGCCTGCAGGCCgcgctcgacgccgtcgccggcggGCTGCCGCCGGAGGAGAAGCCCAAGCTCTGCGACGCCGCCTGCGAGGCAGAGCTCGAAAAT CTGCCTATGGTGACTACGGAGTCCGGTTTGCAGTACAAGGACATCAAAGTCGGGCAAGGGCCGAGTCCGCCCATTGGCTTCCAG GTTGCTGCAAACTGCATCGCCATGGTGCCAAACGGACAGATATTCGACAG CTCGCTGGAGAAAGGCCAGCCCTACATATTCCGTGTTGGCGCTGGACAG GTGATAAAGGGACTTGATGAAGGAATCTTGTCGATGAAAGTTGGAGGATTACGTCGATTGTACATACCTGGTCAA TTAGCATTCCCTAAGGGCCTTACATCAGCTCCCGGGAGGCCAAGAGTGGCTCCGAGCAGCCCCGTCGTATTTGACGTCAACCTATTGTTCGTACCTGGTCTTGATGACGATGAGTAA
- the LOC123159972 gene encoding transcription factor RF2a, giving the protein MSRSPVPDGGGGGGNRLPPVKPSVSLSPSSPTGPPESDICHMPDSPARSLGHRRAHSEIIGLPDDLDLGVPGCGGGDGPSLSDENEEELFSMFLDAEKLNAQLREASETESSCASAGAGAGPRPRHHHSHSMDASSSFDVEQLLGTPAVEGMSTVEAKKAMSNAKLAELSLVDPKKAKRIWANRQSAARSKERKMRYISELERKVQTLHAEATTLSTQLALLHRDTAGLSTENSELKMRLQNVEQQIHLQDALNDALKSELQRLKMATSQMGNAVGGMMNLIGPPPPHSFGGGNQPMFHIQGQAAMQPLQQMQQIHPQHQQPLLHPLQLQAQQLLLQQQASAAPPPNPKMKRAISAPNQWIGGWSESSGN; this is encoded by the exons ATGAGCAGGTCTCCGGtcccggatggcggcggcggcggcggcaatcgCTTGCCGCCAGTGAAACCGTCGGTGTCGCTGTCACCCTCGTCGCCGACGGGCCCTCCGGAGAGCGACATCTGCCACATGCCGGACTCCCCTGCGCGCAGCCTCGGCCACCGCCGCGCGCACTCCGAGATCATCGGCCTCCCCGACGACCTCGACCTCGGCGTCccaggctgcggcggcggcgacgggccgtCGCTGTCGGACGAGAACGAGGAGGAGCTCTTCTCCATGTTCCTCGACGCCGAGAAGCTCAACGCGCAGCTGCGCGAGGCGTCGGAGACGGAGTCGTCGTGCGCCTCGGCTGGCGCCGGTGCGGGGCCGAGGCCGCGGCATCACCACAGCCATTCCATGGACGCGTCGAGCTCTTTCGACGTGGAGCAGCTGCTTGGGACGCCGGCGGTGGAGGGGATGTCGACGGTGGAGGCCAAGAAGGCAATGTCCAACGCAAAGCTCGCAGAACTGTCGCTTGTCGACCCTAAGAAGGCAAAAAG GATTTGGGCTAATAGACAATCGGCGGCCAGATCGAAAGAAAGGAAGATGCGGTATATTTCTGAACTTGAACGGAAGGTGCAAACCCTGCATGCAGAAGCAACAACATTGTCAACACAGCTGGCACTCCTACAT AGAGACACTGCTGGGCTCTCTACCGAGAACAGCGAACTGAAGATGCGCCTGCAGAACGTGGAGCAACAAATCCACTTACAAGATG CTCTGAATGATGCACTGAAATCTGAGCTGCAAAGGCTGAAGATGGCGACGAGCCAGATGGGCAATGCTGTCGGGGGAATGATGAACTTGATCGGCCCACCCCCGCCGCACTCGTTCGGAGGAGGAAACCAGCCAATGTTCCACATTCAGGGCCAGGCTGCAATGCAGCCACTGCAGCAGATGCAGCAGATTCACCCTCAGCACCAGCAGCCGTTGTTGCATCCGCTGCAACTGCAAGCACAGCAGCTGCTGTTGCAGCAGCAGGCTTCTGCTGCACCACCACCCAACCCGAAGATGAAACGGGCCATCTCCGCTCCCAACCAGTGGATTGGTGGGTGGTCCGAGAGCAGTGGCAACTGA